The following are from one region of the Prevotella communis genome:
- a CDS encoding mechanosensitive ion channel family protein has protein sequence MRTYFYKILLTCFVLFVCSGISAQSDFAVDSVTSESDSLIQVLRNQVQELQLQRIMMQEQLSETGRSDSLRAAERKARVDSLRTITPGSPLVIDGDTLLVLYARKGGVYPEKRVEQAYEAILSQGRRLTMFADSVYVYESDFFSDIMAGNEVILSVTDIDALWQNTTRQELAAQYAEVIKAKILEIHEEYGLRQKLRGLLWVAVIIVVQWLLIKVTLWFYRRWRYRLMRRVMQWDIPLRIRDYEVLNVRRRGIIFLFFFRMLRFFVILMQLLVSVPLLFSVFPETKTFTFTILGYIWDPLVDIVGSVMGYMPNLFKIIVIIVCFRYLVKAIRYLSNEVSSGNLKITGFYADWAQPTYLILRILLYSFMFIMIWPLLPSSDSEIFQGVSVFIGVIVSLGSTSIVGNVMAGLVMTYMRPFREGDFIRFGDVEGFVIEKTALVTRVRTRKNEVITIPNSNLMSAQTSNYTFAAANFGIIVHTKVTIGYDMKHELIENLLLASAKATKHLQQKPQPFVRVTALDDFYVEYEINAYTHHSEHLSDIYSELHQNILDHFHEAGVEIMSPHIFAHRDNLELQIPKSDK, from the coding sequence ATGAGAACCTATTTCTATAAAATTCTATTAACCTGTTTTGTTCTTTTCGTCTGTTCTGGCATATCGGCTCAATCAGATTTTGCCGTTGACTCCGTGACTTCGGAAAGTGACTCGTTGATACAGGTGTTGCGTAATCAGGTACAGGAACTGCAGTTGCAGCGTATCATGATGCAGGAACAGTTGTCCGAGACGGGACGTAGCGACTCCTTGAGAGCAGCCGAACGAAAGGCGCGTGTGGACTCTCTGCGTACGATAACGCCAGGTTCGCCCTTGGTGATTGACGGCGACACGCTGTTGGTGCTCTATGCGCGCAAGGGTGGGGTGTATCCTGAGAAACGCGTAGAACAGGCTTATGAAGCTATCCTCTCGCAGGGGCGTCGCCTGACGATGTTTGCCGACTCAGTCTATGTCTATGAGAGCGATTTCTTCAGCGATATCATGGCAGGCAATGAGGTGATACTCAGTGTGACGGATATTGATGCGCTGTGGCAGAATACAACCCGTCAGGAACTGGCCGCGCAATATGCGGAGGTTATCAAGGCCAAGATTCTGGAGATTCATGAGGAGTATGGGTTGCGCCAGAAATTGCGTGGCTTGTTGTGGGTGGCTGTCATCATCGTGGTGCAATGGTTGCTCATCAAGGTGACGTTGTGGTTCTACCGCAGATGGCGCTATCGTCTGATGCGACGTGTGATGCAATGGGATATCCCTTTGAGAATCAGGGATTATGAGGTGCTGAACGTCCGTAGGCGTGGCATCATCTTCCTGTTCTTCTTCCGTATGCTGCGCTTCTTCGTCATCCTGATGCAGTTGCTTGTCAGTGTGCCCCTGCTCTTCTCTGTATTCCCGGAGACTAAGACGTTCACCTTTACAATATTAGGATATATTTGGGACCCGCTGGTCGATATCGTGGGGTCTGTGATGGGCTATATGCCCAACCTTTTTAAGATTATTGTCATCATCGTATGTTTCCGCTACCTGGTGAAGGCAATCCGCTATCTGTCCAATGAGGTATCATCTGGTAACCTGAAGATTACGGGCTTCTATGCCGACTGGGCTCAGCCAACTTACCTTATCCTGCGTATCTTGCTTTATTCCTTCATGTTTATCATGATATGGCCCTTGTTGCCCAGTTCTGACTCTGAGATATTCCAAGGCGTCTCTGTCTTCATCGGTGTCATCGTGTCACTGGGTTCTACGTCTATCGTGGGTAATGTAATGGCAGGACTGGTGATGACCTATATGCGCCCATTCCGCGAGGGAGACTTCATCCGCTTTGGTGATGTTGAGGGCTTTGTCATCGAGAAAACGGCACTGGTGACGCGTGTCAGGACGCGTAAGAACGAGGTGATTACGATTCCTAATTCGAACCTGATGAGTGCCCAGACTTCTAACTATACGTTTGCGGCGGCAAATTTTGGTATCATCGTGCATACCAAGGTGACGATAGGTTATGACATGAAGCACGAACTGATAGAGAATTTGCTGCTGGCGTCGGCAAAGGCTACCAAACACTTGCAGCAAAAGCCCCAACCTTTCGTGCGTGTCACGGCGTTGGATGATTTCTACGTGGAATACGAAATCAATGCCTATACACATCATTCTGAACACTTGTCGGATATCTATTCGGAGTTGCACCAGAATATTCTGGATCATTTCCATGAGGCTGGTGTTGAGATTATGTCACCCCATATCTTTGCCCACAGAGATAATCTGGAGTTGCAAATTCCCAAGAGTGACAAATAA
- a CDS encoding glycoside hydrolase family protein, whose product MKRKLSSLLLFAAMLFAAQGNVMAANTKTTITQVTTTVTLSDDVDYIITGDAPFAGDGLINITNTEHAVLILQNIKPSKASSWLKYVQINGVKAANNSNCQIKFYNYGCIILPYAGGDNFKPLTVYSEKNFEGESCNDFGLEHSDGYMNTLTDAKLNNRIRSFKLKRGYMVTFSLKAGGHGYSRCFIAADKDLEMASLPALMDNSISSYRVFKWYDAGKKQLANDLNTTTMAALDVQSSYTWSEGHNMAPDYECVPNHIYEDYPSSRAIGKATWSPHSKNNNEPRNTSDDHPQDLNTILNNWENMMRTGMRLCSPASWDGSDYWNATGFLAEFLDSIDARGWRCDIIDLHCYWAEGSFGNMHYWSDKYKRPIWISEWCWGASWNHNGAFADGVTQSQVKGALERICTNLNNWDYVERYYYWNGEAPISRLYDGGLTPAGEYYAAMKAPMAYNGKYDFVPKTPKQYAPSNFSVEYDNKKGLAVLKWDDKNGEMNSSMSIMRKAGSGKAWEVLCNVAIQEDAASYTFTDSAAMIGYQYQIVVKDANNQDRKSTTLMATSDELQTGDAIEIDGQTRYLGGNIMVNGSFDMGFYGWLDGKGNTLSAPYFQVIPEGGNDDGAYLQAYGNGNLTSEMALHTVFTILPNTNYYFSVASCNMPSGYDCKLGLSEEGMAAPAASPLFINNTTDKWLTQFASFNSKSNTQARVRLFNLASKAQVDQMMLCQLFSTRDSAIADGIAKVRITAEAFKDYNTKYNYLNEDLTRISTGVTTTDAEALQTLAKAMEDALQAYRYLNDGTLVAYAEKLVALKLHGNESLELILNAAKKAKTIESVVMCYADLEEAVFDYLPYKQVKGKIENPNFSLNTGWTFKTGSYQGGDQRLATHDGVTCWNAWWSGIDADNETQSMAISQDLTFPGTTPMHGLYALECKASTEHYCLSDQHGYITDGTVKENTQNLTADYLDLNMPVAKRWGTLYTAPIYLNDNSTFTVGFEGTKKGSVANGWLQYGKTSGQSNDKREGWWCATDFALRFTPLYKQTVVPNQFGCICLPYAVRASETLECYKIVGINADYTQLCLEEIDETEAGVPFIYRSSDTEALFLEYGDAVTMTQNGPGNLRGYLIASARMPLNYYFVNDGAFEKITSANRTKVKNYDGYMRPFTDLNSEAIPVLTDWTGETMAISGVTEEEKVKNNQLTGINTVVDNRMFADGVYTLDGRSMQRESLRPGLYIKVVGGRMYKTIIK is encoded by the coding sequence ATGAAAAGAAAACTTTCTTCTCTATTGCTGTTTGCTGCTATGCTGTTTGCTGCTCAAGGAAATGTCATGGCTGCCAATACAAAGACAACAATAACACAGGTCACAACGACAGTCACTCTTAGCGATGATGTGGATTACATCATCACGGGCGATGCACCTTTTGCCGGTGATGGCTTGATTAATATCACGAATACAGAGCATGCTGTGTTGATTCTTCAGAATATCAAGCCGTCGAAGGCGTCTTCGTGGTTGAAATATGTTCAGATCAACGGTGTGAAGGCTGCCAACAACTCCAACTGTCAGATAAAGTTCTATAATTATGGTTGTATCATCCTGCCATATGCCGGCGGTGATAATTTCAAGCCGCTCACCGTCTATTCTGAGAAGAATTTCGAGGGCGAGTCGTGCAATGACTTCGGATTAGAGCATTCCGATGGTTATATGAACACGCTGACGGATGCAAAGTTGAACAACCGTATCCGTTCGTTTAAACTGAAGCGTGGCTATATGGTGACTTTTTCCCTGAAAGCTGGCGGACACGGTTATAGCCGTTGTTTTATTGCTGCTGACAAGGATTTGGAGATGGCTTCACTGCCTGCACTCATGGACAACAGTATTTCTTCGTATCGTGTGTTTAAATGGTATGACGCTGGCAAGAAACAGTTGGCCAATGATTTGAACACCACCACCATGGCTGCCCTGGATGTACAGAGTAGTTATACTTGGAGCGAGGGACATAATATGGCACCCGATTATGAGTGTGTACCCAACCATATCTATGAGGACTATCCCTCTTCTCGTGCTATTGGCAAAGCTACATGGTCGCCTCATTCAAAGAATAATAATGAACCTAGGAATACGTCTGATGACCATCCGCAGGATCTGAATACAATCCTCAACAACTGGGAGAACATGATGCGTACGGGTATGCGCCTCTGCTCACCGGCTTCTTGGGATGGTAGCGACTATTGGAATGCTACGGGATTCCTGGCAGAGTTCTTGGATTCTATTGATGCTCGCGGCTGGCGTTGCGATATTATTGACCTGCACTGCTACTGGGCTGAGGGCAGCTTCGGTAATATGCACTATTGGTCGGACAAGTATAAGCGTCCTATCTGGATTTCTGAATGGTGCTGGGGTGCCTCCTGGAATCATAATGGTGCTTTCGCTGATGGTGTCACCCAGTCACAGGTGAAGGGAGCATTGGAACGTATCTGTACGAATCTGAATAATTGGGATTATGTGGAGCGCTATTATTACTGGAATGGTGAGGCTCCGATATCCCGTCTCTATGATGGCGGACTGACACCTGCTGGTGAGTACTATGCTGCAATGAAGGCGCCGATGGCTTATAATGGTAAATATGATTTTGTGCCTAAGACACCTAAACAGTATGCCCCTTCCAATTTCTCTGTGGAATATGATAATAAGAAGGGACTGGCCGTCCTGAAATGGGATGATAAGAATGGCGAAATGAACAGCAGCATGTCTATTATGCGAAAGGCTGGTAGCGGTAAGGCATGGGAGGTATTGTGTAATGTCGCTATTCAAGAGGATGCTGCAAGTTATACGTTTACCGACTCTGCTGCCATGATTGGCTATCAGTATCAGATTGTCGTCAAGGATGCCAACAACCAGGATCGAAAGTCTACTACCTTGATGGCAACAAGTGATGAGCTGCAGACTGGCGATGCCATAGAGATTGATGGACAGACAAGATATCTGGGTGGTAACATCATGGTGAATGGCAGTTTTGATATGGGCTTCTATGGTTGGCTCGACGGAAAAGGCAACACACTCTCGGCACCTTATTTCCAGGTGATTCCTGAGGGTGGAAATGATGACGGTGCTTATCTGCAGGCTTACGGCAATGGCAACCTGACAAGTGAGATGGCTCTGCATACGGTGTTTACGATCCTGCCCAACACGAATTATTATTTCTCAGTAGCCTCTTGCAACATGCCTTCGGGCTATGATTGTAAGTTGGGCTTGAGCGAGGAGGGTATGGCAGCTCCTGCGGCATCACCTTTGTTTATTAATAATACAACGGATAAGTGGCTGACGCAGTTTGCCAGTTTCAATAGTAAGTCCAATACACAGGCACGTGTACGTCTGTTTAATCTGGCTTCTAAGGCGCAAGTTGATCAGATGATGCTTTGCCAGTTGTTCTCTACACGCGACTCGGCTATTGCTGATGGTATTGCCAAAGTGCGTATCACGGCTGAGGCATTCAAGGACTACAATACAAAGTACAACTATCTAAACGAGGACTTGACACGTATTTCCACGGGTGTTACTACTACTGATGCAGAGGCTCTTCAGACGCTGGCAAAGGCAATGGAAGATGCCCTCCAGGCGTATCGTTATCTGAACGATGGTACGTTGGTTGCATATGCTGAGAAACTGGTTGCGCTGAAGTTACATGGTAATGAGAGTTTGGAATTGATTCTTAATGCTGCCAAGAAAGCTAAGACAATAGAATCTGTTGTCATGTGCTATGCTGACTTGGAGGAGGCTGTGTTCGACTATCTGCCTTACAAACAGGTGAAGGGTAAGATTGAGAATCCCAATTTCTCGTTGAATACTGGATGGACGTTTAAGACTGGTTCTTATCAAGGTGGCGATCAGCGTCTGGCTACCCATGATGGCGTCACCTGCTGGAATGCGTGGTGGTCAGGTATCGATGCCGACAACGAGACACAGTCGATGGCTATCTCGCAGGATTTGACATTCCCAGGCACAACTCCTATGCATGGTCTGTATGCACTTGAGTGTAAGGCTTCTACAGAGCATTACTGTCTTTCTGACCAGCATGGTTATATTACAGATGGTACCGTAAAGGAGAATACACAAAACCTTACAGCCGACTATCTGGATCTGAATATGCCTGTTGCCAAACGCTGGGGTACGCTTTACACGGCTCCTATCTACCTCAACGATAATAGTACGTTTACCGTTGGTTTCGAGGGTACTAAGAAGGGCTCTGTTGCCAATGGCTGGCTGCAGTACGGAAAAACGTCAGGTCAGTCTAACGATAAGCGCGAGGGGTGGTGGTGTGCAACAGATTTCGCACTCCGTTTTACGCCGCTCTATAAGCAAACTGTAGTGCCCAATCAGTTTGGTTGTATCTGTCTGCCTTATGCTGTTCGCGCTTCCGAAACGCTTGAATGCTACAAAATTGTGGGTATCAATGCAGACTATACCCAACTGTGTCTTGAGGAGATCGACGAGACAGAGGCTGGCGTTCCTTTTATCTACCGTTCTTCAGATACTGAGGCGCTCTTCCTGGAGTATGGCGATGCAGTGACCATGACACAGAACGGTCCTGGTAATCTGCGTGGCTATCTGATTGCAAGTGCTCGTATGCCTCTTAATTATTACTTTGTCAACGATGGCGCTTTCGAGAAAATTACTTCTGCAAATCGTACGAAAGTGAAAAACTACGACGGCTATATGCGTCCTTTCACGGATCTCAATAGTGAGGCTATCCCTGTGCTGACCGACTGGACGGGCGAGACAATGGCTATCAGTGGTGTTACTGAAGAGGAGAAAGTAAAGAACAACCAACTCACCGGAATTAATACCGTCGTAGACAACCGTATGTTTGCTGATGGCGTTTACACGCTTGATGGACGCAGCATGCAGCGTGAGTCATTGAGGCCTGGGCTTTATATCAAGGTCGTTGGCGGACGTATGTATAAGACAATCATAAAGTGA
- a CDS encoding LamG-like jellyroll fold domain-containing protein, giving the protein MMNKKRNILFVVAALGAATAFAQEPVRSSSSLYLHAQKKADVSLPYAISAEGKRFQPTWGLDLAWNNESNLRKGVNHMGKENVGIGRTSFRVLNALKDGNQLTSDQIEGLRSRSNVFDNVVGRTLPLVINCDNGYMPNGHTGPYINTYYTAEDKSVDVEHWAKCIEAHVLWMKTNTSHPIVGVSPFNEPDNAWEKNLAGEIQGNAGDEANVAKLLKSYDSMNGIVIAGANTLNNDNAWNWFNAGKQYYDWGNTHQLAGSFANFANFYQQLKNAEKVGFDDEMHNVVEAMVGLEYGMTVGIWWGFDSRARGEFCDISRNGVRLAYGEHRNNWTAASVYRHDDGRVKAFVGSSERQAKTTTYQFVSTERDVYYDGYGPVHEFVMEMPGGTGYQTGQTNGERVINVTWGEDVPPSEINGTYKLLNKVSGATGNVVSYTSSGDVIKQSRYTGSKKQQWTVKPCSSRIGGDYSFYNIESVDNANIRMNVKDYSKSQADILAWTQNGPTSNEQWYLEYDGNGYYLIRNRESALYLASAGTSTMAKIIQTPELTGTNRDRMLFRFVPVDVTYDTAAPAKPAGLLAESQSASVRLSWTANTETDVEGYMVVRAPKGTDDWNTIARQLTETYFVDNTCRPNTSYIYKVKAIDRSQNISEASDVVEAAPLSQPTMIARWDFEDNLNDDTQNMLDMASPSTPKYVADHKVGDKSLSLTAQFVQLPYRVADSDELSVAMWVKWNTSTTQWQRIFDFGNDEDHYLFLTPNSGTSKMRFAIKNGGDEQILDCPSKLSSYLWKHVVVTMGKDKTAIYVDGTEVASTTGITIKPSDIRPVLNYLGRSQYTADPNISANYDDVRIFNYALSADEVKAVKDGTYTNIQSVENSDAVSKPIYTIDGKRIDRPQQGINIIDSRKILMK; this is encoded by the coding sequence ATGATGAATAAAAAAAGAAATATCCTGTTTGTGGTGGCTGCACTGGGTGCTGCCACCGCTTTCGCGCAAGAGCCTGTGCGCTCTTCGTCCAGTCTCTATCTGCATGCCCAGAAAAAGGCTGATGTGTCTCTGCCTTATGCCATCTCGGCCGAGGGCAAGCGATTCCAGCCAACATGGGGTTTGGATCTGGCTTGGAATAATGAGTCAAATTTGCGTAAGGGCGTCAACCACATGGGTAAGGAGAATGTCGGCATCGGTCGTACATCATTCCGTGTGCTGAATGCGCTGAAAGATGGTAATCAGTTGACATCAGACCAGATAGAAGGACTACGTTCGCGTTCGAATGTATTTGATAATGTGGTGGGCAGAACCCTGCCATTGGTTATCAACTGTGACAACGGTTATATGCCCAATGGTCATACAGGACCGTATATCAATACTTACTATACAGCTGAAGATAAGAGTGTTGATGTAGAACATTGGGCTAAGTGCATTGAGGCTCACGTGCTTTGGATGAAGACGAATACTAGTCATCCGATAGTTGGTGTGTCGCCGTTTAATGAGCCTGATAACGCTTGGGAAAAGAACCTTGCGGGTGAAATACAGGGAAATGCAGGGGATGAGGCTAATGTGGCAAAGTTACTGAAAAGCTATGATTCGATGAATGGCATCGTCATCGCTGGTGCCAACACGCTGAATAATGACAACGCATGGAACTGGTTTAATGCTGGCAAACAGTATTACGACTGGGGAAATACCCATCAGTTGGCGGGCTCGTTCGCTAATTTCGCTAACTTCTATCAGCAACTGAAAAACGCTGAAAAGGTGGGTTTCGATGACGAGATGCACAATGTTGTTGAGGCTATGGTAGGACTGGAATACGGCATGACTGTCGGCATCTGGTGGGGCTTCGACAGTCGTGCGCGTGGTGAGTTCTGCGATATAAGTCGCAATGGCGTGCGTCTGGCTTATGGTGAGCACCGCAACAACTGGACGGCGGCCAGCGTTTATCGTCATGATGACGGACGCGTAAAGGCTTTTGTTGGCTCCAGTGAACGTCAGGCTAAGACCACCACTTATCAGTTTGTCTCTACTGAGCGTGATGTCTATTATGATGGTTATGGTCCTGTACACGAGTTCGTGATGGAGATGCCTGGTGGTACGGGCTATCAGACAGGACAGACCAACGGTGAGCGTGTAATCAATGTGACGTGGGGCGAGGACGTGCCTCCTTCTGAGATTAACGGTACTTATAAACTGTTGAACAAGGTTTCGGGTGCTACTGGTAATGTCGTAAGCTATACTTCCAGTGGTGATGTGATTAAGCAGTCAAGGTACACGGGTTCCAAGAAACAGCAGTGGACGGTGAAACCTTGTAGTTCTCGCATTGGTGGTGATTATAGCTTCTATAATATCGAGTCGGTGGATAATGCCAATATTCGCATGAATGTGAAGGATTATTCCAAGAGTCAGGCTGATATCCTGGCGTGGACGCAGAATGGTCCTACCAGCAACGAACAGTGGTATCTGGAGTATGACGGCAATGGCTATTACTTGATTCGTAACCGTGAGAGTGCACTCTATCTGGCATCGGCAGGCACTAGTACAATGGCCAAGATTATCCAGACCCCAGAACTTACGGGTACTAATCGTGATCGTATGCTGTTCCGTTTCGTTCCCGTGGACGTAACTTACGATACTGCAGCTCCTGCCAAGCCTGCTGGCTTGCTGGCTGAGTCGCAGTCGGCCTCTGTTCGTCTCTCATGGACGGCTAATACAGAAACGGATGTGGAAGGCTATATGGTGGTGCGTGCGCCTAAGGGTACTGACGACTGGAACACCATCGCCCGTCAGCTCACGGAGACTTATTTCGTAGATAATACCTGTCGTCCTAATACCTCTTATATATATAAGGTAAAGGCGATAGACCGTTCGCAGAATATATCTGAGGCTTCTGATGTCGTTGAGGCTGCTCCGCTGAGTCAGCCTACGATGATTGCCCGTTGGGATTTCGAGGATAATCTCAATGACGACACGCAGAATATGCTGGATATGGCTTCACCTTCTACGCCTAAGTATGTGGCTGACCATAAGGTGGGCGATAAGTCTTTGTCGCTGACTGCCCAGTTCGTTCAGTTGCCTTATCGTGTTGCTGATAGTGATGAACTCTCTGTTGCTATGTGGGTTAAGTGGAACACATCTACGACTCAGTGGCAGCGTATCTTCGATTTCGGTAATGACGAGGACCATTATCTGTTCCTGACACCCAATAGCGGTACCTCTAAGATGCGCTTCGCCATTAAGAACGGAGGTGATGAACAGATTCTCGACTGTCCTTCGAAGTTGTCAAGCTATCTGTGGAAGCATGTTGTGGTGACGATGGGTAAGGATAAGACTGCAATCTATGTTGATGGTACAGAGGTTGCTTCTACTACAGGTATCACCATTAAGCCCAGCGATATCCGTCCGGTATTGAATTATCTGGGACGCAGTCAGTATACGGCAGACCCCAATATCTCGGCTAATTATGATGATGTGCGCATATTCAACTACGCCCTTAGTGCTGACGAGGTGAAGGCTGTGAAGGACGGTACCTATACCAACATCCAGTCTGTTGAGAATTCCGACGCCGTCAGTAAACCAATCTATACGATTGATGGTAAACGGATTGACCGACCCCAACAGGGCATTAATATCATTGACAGCAGGAAGATTTTGATGAAGTAA
- a CDS encoding GDP-L-fucose synthase family protein: MVLDKNAKIYVAGHHGLVGSAIWNNLLQRGYTNLVGRSHKELDLTDQVAVRQFFDEEKPDAVVLAAAFVGGIMANSLYRADFIMQNMMMQCNVIGEAYKHGVQRLLFLGSTCIYPKNAPQPMTEDCLLTSPLEYTNEEYAIAKIAGLKMCESYNLQYGTNYIAVMPTNLYGPNDNFHLENSHVMPAMMRKVYLAKLIHDGEWDKIAIDLNKRPVEGVDGSSSHDDILNILSKYGIEDNKVTLWGTGTPLREFLWSEDMADASVHVLLNVDFSDVIGIEKYSSVHYGAKTDGAVDRNHSAGRGGAIPSLGEIRNCHINVGTGKELSIRELSELVAKAVGFEGTIEFDSTKPDGTMRKLIDVSKLHRLGWTHKVEIDEGVKKLFEWYKLSLEK, translated from the coding sequence ATTGTGTTAGATAAAAACGCGAAAATATATGTAGCGGGGCATCACGGACTTGTGGGCTCCGCTATTTGGAATAACCTGTTGCAGAGAGGTTATACAAACCTGGTGGGCAGAAGTCACAAGGAACTGGATCTGACAGACCAGGTGGCCGTACGCCAGTTCTTTGATGAGGAGAAGCCTGATGCGGTGGTGCTGGCAGCTGCCTTTGTGGGTGGTATCATGGCCAACAGCCTGTATCGTGCTGACTTCATCATGCAGAACATGATGATGCAATGCAACGTGATTGGCGAGGCCTATAAGCACGGCGTGCAGCGACTGCTGTTTCTGGGCTCTACCTGTATCTATCCCAAGAATGCACCTCAGCCTATGACGGAGGATTGTCTGCTGACGTCGCCTCTGGAATATACCAACGAGGAATATGCCATTGCGAAAATAGCAGGCCTGAAGATGTGCGAAAGTTACAACCTGCAATACGGAACCAACTATATCGCTGTGATGCCCACCAACCTGTATGGCCCCAATGATAATTTCCATCTGGAGAATAGTCATGTAATGCCAGCCATGATGCGCAAGGTATACCTGGCCAAGTTGATTCACGATGGCGAGTGGGACAAGATTGCCATTGACCTCAACAAACGTCCTGTAGAGGGCGTAGATGGGTCATCATCACACGACGATATACTGAACATCTTGTCGAAGTATGGTATTGAAGACAATAAGGTGACCCTTTGGGGTACTGGTACACCACTGCGCGAATTCCTGTGGAGTGAAGATATGGCAGATGCCAGCGTACACGTATTGCTGAACGTAGACTTCAGCGACGTGATAGGCATTGAGAAATACTCCAGCGTGCACTATGGTGCCAAGACCGATGGCGCCGTAGACCGTAACCATTCGGCTGGCCGCGGTGGAGCCATCCCCTCATTGGGCGAGATACGCAACTGTCATATCAACGTAGGTACTGGCAAGGAACTGTCCATTCGCGAGCTGTCGGAACTGGTAGCCAAGGCCGTGGGCTTTGAAGGCACCATCGAATTTGACAGTACGAAACCCGACGGCACGATGCGTAAACTGATTGATGTATCCAAGTTGCACCGATTAGGTTGGACACACAAGGTAGAGATTGACGAAGGTGTGAAAAAACTCTTTGAGTGGTACAAACTATCGTTGGAGAAATAA
- the gmd gene encoding GDP-mannose 4,6-dehydratase: MKNIALITGITGQDGSYLAEFLLEKGYEVHGTIRRSSVDYRERIAHLEGKPNFHLHYADLGDSMSILGVIGKVKPTEIYNLAAQSHVQVSFDSPEFTADVDAVGVLRILEAVRQLGLKDQCRIYQASTSELYGKVEEVPQNEETPFHPYSPYAVAKQYGFWIVKEYREAYDMYCCSGILFNHESERRGETFVTRKITLAAARIKQGKQDKLYLGNLGSLRDWGYAKDYVECMWLILQQEKPEDFVIATGVQHSVREFCYYAFKHVGIELEFVGEGANEKGIDKATGRVLIEVSPDFYRPTDVVNLWGDPSKAKAKLGWNPNKTSFEELIKIMVDSDMAKVAADGAAAKVRTNLEEYLEKGIVK, from the coding sequence ATGAAGAATATCGCACTAATCACTGGCATCACCGGCCAGGACGGCTCTTACCTGGCAGAATTCCTGCTGGAGAAGGGATATGAGGTGCATGGCACCATACGCCGTTCGTCAGTTGACTACCGCGAACGCATTGCCCATCTGGAGGGAAAGCCCAATTTCCACCTGCATTATGCCGACCTGGGCGACTCGATGAGTATTCTGGGCGTTATCGGCAAGGTAAAACCCACAGAGATATACAATCTGGCAGCACAGAGTCATGTACAGGTATCATTTGACTCACCAGAGTTTACTGCTGACGTGGATGCCGTTGGTGTGCTCCGCATACTGGAGGCTGTACGCCAGTTGGGACTGAAGGACCAGTGCCGTATCTATCAGGCATCTACCTCTGAGCTCTATGGAAAAGTAGAAGAGGTGCCCCAGAACGAGGAAACGCCCTTCCACCCCTACTCTCCCTATGCCGTTGCCAAGCAATACGGTTTCTGGATTGTGAAGGAATATCGTGAAGCATACGATATGTACTGCTGCTCAGGTATTCTGTTTAATCATGAGAGTGAGCGTCGCGGTGAAACCTTTGTGACACGTAAGATTACGCTGGCTGCAGCCCGTATCAAGCAGGGCAAGCAGGACAAGTTATATCTTGGTAACCTGGGCAGTCTGCGCGACTGGGGCTATGCAAAGGATTACGTAGAGTGTATGTGGCTCATCCTGCAACAGGAGAAACCGGAAGACTTTGTCATTGCTACCGGTGTGCAACACTCCGTACGCGAATTCTGCTACTATGCCTTCAAGCACGTTGGCATCGAACTGGAATTTGTTGGTGAGGGTGCTAACGAGAAAGGTATCGACAAAGCAACAGGAAGAGTACTCATTGAGGTATCACCCGACTTCTACCGTCCTACCGATGTGGTCAACCTGTGGGGCGACCCCTCGAAGGCAAAGGCCAAGTTGGGATGGAACCCCAATAAAACCTCGTTTGAGGAACTGATAAAGATTATGGTGGACAGCGATATGGCTAAGGTTGCTGCCGACGGTGCTGCCGCCAAGGTTCGTACCAATCTGGAAGAATATCTGGAGAAAGGTATCGTGAAATAA